A single Elusimicrobiaceae bacterium DNA region contains:
- a CDS encoding sodium:alanine symporter family protein — MENILHALDLLNNFIWGPPMIVLIFGLSIYLTFKLGFIQKHILRAMRLSITPDSGEGTVSSFGSLAM; from the coding sequence ATGGAAAATATACTGCACGCGTTAGACTTATTAAACAATTTTATATGGGGCCCCCCCATGATTGTGCTCATTTTTGGGTTAAGTATCTATCTAACCTTTAAATTGGGTTTCATTCAAAAACATATTTTACGTGCCATGCGCCTTTCCATTACTCCGGACAGTGGAGAGGGAACTGTCAGTAGCTTTGGTTCGCTGGCCATGAT
- the nadA gene encoding quinolinate synthase NadA: MESAIDKQALLEQEAHRLYGLLGSVSRSKATKWTYADCLQAAPYTLSINQIKKEQNAVILAHSYTVPELVLGVADFSGDSYALSLKAREVSQEKIIFAGVWFMAETAKILNPSKQVIIPAGKAGCTLADSITEEDVLRLRQQYPGVPVLCYVNSTAGVKAESDVCVTSGNVFDIAAKLPQQELIFVPDLLMAQNIEIELKRRGISKKIIASGGSCCVHDKYTPAQVETLRRQYPGITMICHPECAPEVCALCDYVGSTKGMQDFVAHSEQKLFGMLTEFGLVNRLEAAYPEKQFIWPFGMCSYMKKNTLANVFQALLEPRPDQIITLPEDVIGRAKKSLDKMFELSK; the protein is encoded by the coding sequence ATGGAGTCGGCGATAGATAAACAAGCGCTTTTGGAACAGGAAGCCCATAGACTCTATGGGCTTCTGGGTTCCGTGTCCCGTAGTAAAGCAACAAAATGGACCTATGCCGATTGTCTGCAAGCCGCTCCTTATACCCTAAGCATTAATCAAATCAAAAAAGAACAAAACGCCGTTATCTTAGCCCATTCATACACGGTGCCGGAACTGGTGTTGGGGGTGGCGGACTTTAGCGGCGATTCCTATGCGCTAAGTCTTAAAGCCCGTGAAGTTTCCCAAGAAAAGATTATCTTTGCTGGTGTGTGGTTCATGGCGGAAACTGCCAAAATTTTAAATCCTTCCAAACAAGTAATTATCCCGGCCGGAAAGGCGGGATGTACGTTAGCAGATTCGATCACGGAGGAAGATGTCCTTCGCTTAAGGCAACAGTATCCGGGCGTGCCTGTTTTGTGCTATGTCAACAGTACTGCGGGGGTCAAAGCAGAAAGTGATGTTTGTGTCACCTCGGGAAATGTGTTTGATATTGCCGCCAAGTTGCCCCAACAAGAACTGATTTTTGTTCCGGATTTACTCATGGCGCAAAACATTGAAATCGAATTAAAACGCCGTGGTATTTCCAAAAAAATTATTGCTTCCGGCGGCAGTTGTTGCGTGCACGATAAATATACGCCTGCTCAAGTGGAAACTTTGCGCCGGCAATATCCGGGTATTACGATGATATGTCATCCGGAATGTGCACCGGAAGTGTGCGCTTTGTGCGACTATGTGGGCAGCACGAAAGGAATGCAAGATTTTGTGGCACATAGCGAGCAAAAACTATTTGGGATGTTGACGGAATTTGGGCTGGTGAACCGTTTAGAGGCGGCCTATCCGGAAAAGCAATTTATTTGGCCGTTCGGAATGTGTTCTTATATGAAGAAAAATACATTAGCCAATGTGTTTCAAGCCTTGCTGGAGCCTCGGCCGGATCAGATCATTACTTTGCCGGAGGATGTGATTGGGCGGGCGAAAAAATCTTTAGATAAAATGTTCGAGTTAAGCAAATGA
- the nadC gene encoding carboxylating nicotinate-nucleotide diphosphorylase: protein MIEKIVQLALEEDLGLGDITSDNIFTPQDRAKAVVVAKEDLVLCGMELARQTFWLVDEELAFHPLKEDGQWVKKGEKVLELEGRTLSILKGERTALNLMQRLSGIATASKEYVEIAKPYGVMIVDTRKCQPGMRKLDKYAVRCGGARNHRMSLADSVMIKDNHIAAAGSIAAAVARIRAAIGHTPKIEVETTNLEEVKQALAAGADIIMLDNMTPQQAAQAVQFINGKALTEISGGITKENLAAYCQAKPDVISSGALTHSVPSKDLSLKITEYLK from the coding sequence ATGATTGAAAAAATTGTACAGTTAGCCTTAGAAGAAGATTTGGGACTGGGAGATATTACCTCCGATAATATTTTTACCCCGCAAGACCGCGCTAAAGCGGTGGTGGTGGCAAAAGAAGATTTGGTATTGTGCGGTATGGAACTGGCCCGACAAACCTTTTGGTTAGTGGATGAGGAACTTGCTTTCCATCCGCTCAAAGAAGACGGCCAATGGGTGAAGAAAGGGGAAAAGGTGCTGGAGTTAGAAGGGCGCACATTAAGCATTTTGAAAGGAGAACGGACCGCGTTAAATTTAATGCAGCGTTTAAGCGGCATTGCTACGGCTAGCAAAGAGTATGTAGAAATTGCCAAACCCTACGGCGTCATGATTGTAGATACCCGTAAATGCCAGCCGGGGATGCGTAAACTCGATAAATATGCCGTGCGTTGCGGCGGGGCGCGTAATCATCGTATGTCCTTAGCAGATAGCGTGATGATTAAGGATAATCATATCGCGGCGGCCGGTTCGATTGCGGCGGCTGTAGCGCGCATTCGTGCAGCCATTGGGCATACTCCGAAAATTGAAGTAGAAACCACCAATTTGGAAGAAGTGAAACAAGCCCTTGCCGCAGGAGCCGATATTATTATGCTGGACAATATGACTCCCCAGCAAGCCGCGCAGGCAGTACAATTTATAAACGGAAAAGCATTAACGGAAATTTCCGGTGGTATTACCAAAGAAAATTTAGCCGCGTATTGTCAGGCCAAGCCGGATGTGATTTCCAGCGGGGCCTTGACCCATTCCGTCCCCAGTAAAGATTTAAGCCTTAAAATTACCGAGTATTTGAAGTAG
- a CDS encoding PLP-dependent aminotransferase family protein, with protein MDYKKLYSQTATSIKASAIRELLKIIARPEIISFAGGLPDPTLFPSEDVARIMKQVVEQHPKESLQYGTTEGQKILKDELIALLKDTEDIEAKPEQLLVVSASQQGLDMCARIFLNRGDAIITASPTYLGALQAFQASGADVYGAESDEYGVTVAGVEKRLKELKELGKPCKFVYLVPDFQNPTGTTIPQERRKEILALVEKYGTIIIEDSPYRQVRFEGVAPDTFYKLDQGRGNVITLFTFSKVFVPGFRLGYVLGPAEVIQRFVILKQAMDLCTSPVLQLATAAYLKEGCLKRHIAQVVQAYGEKRDYMLKLLEEYMPEGVKWTRPEGGLFLWLTVPEQIDTQAMLKIALEKQNVAYVAGVDFYPPKDARRNDMRLNFSYSTFEQMQEGIKRLAATIKHCM; from the coding sequence ATGGATTACAAAAAATTATATTCCCAGACAGCTACCAGTATTAAAGCATCAGCCATTCGCGAACTGCTAAAGATAATTGCTCGACCGGAAATTATTTCTTTTGCCGGTGGCTTGCCGGACCCCACCTTATTCCCCAGTGAGGATGTGGCCCGCATTATGAAACAGGTAGTGGAACAGCATCCTAAAGAATCTTTACAGTACGGTACTACTGAAGGACAGAAAATTTTGAAGGACGAGCTGATTGCTTTATTAAAAGATACGGAAGATATTGAGGCCAAACCGGAGCAGTTGTTAGTGGTGTCTGCCTCTCAGCAAGGCCTAGATATGTGTGCCCGCATTTTCTTGAACAGAGGAGATGCTATTATTACCGCTTCTCCAACCTATTTGGGTGCATTGCAGGCGTTCCAAGCATCCGGTGCGGATGTTTATGGAGCCGAGAGTGATGAGTACGGAGTCACGGTAGCCGGTGTTGAAAAGCGCTTGAAAGAACTAAAGGAACTAGGCAAACCGTGTAAGTTTGTTTATTTGGTACCTGATTTCCAAAACCCGACCGGCACTACCATTCCGCAAGAACGGCGTAAGGAGATTTTGGCTTTAGTAGAAAAATACGGCACGATTATTATTGAAGATTCTCCATACCGTCAAGTACGTTTTGAAGGTGTGGCCCCGGATACCTTTTACAAATTGGATCAAGGGCGTGGCAATGTAATCACTTTGTTCACGTTTTCTAAAGTATTTGTCCCCGGTTTCCGGTTGGGATATGTTTTAGGACCGGCAGAAGTCATTCAGCGTTTCGTCATTCTGAAACAAGCCATGGATTTGTGCACCTCTCCTGTTTTACAATTGGCTACGGCGGCGTATTTGAAGGAAGGCTGCTTAAAACGCCATATCGCGCAAGTAGTGCAGGCATATGGTGAAAAACGCGATTATATGCTTAAACTACTCGAAGAATATATGCCCGAAGGGGTCAAATGGACGCGCCCGGAGGGGGGACTGTTTTTGTGGCTGACCGTGCCGGAGCAAATTGACACACAGGCCATGCTGAAAATTGCCCTGGAAAAACAAAACGTGGCGTATGTGGCCGGGGTAGATTTCTATCCCCCCAAAGATGCCCGCCGCAACGATATGCGTTTGAATTTTTCTTATTCCACCTTCGAACAAATGCAGGAAGGCATCAAACGCCTAGCCGCTACGATTAAACATTGTATGTAA
- a CDS encoding M20/M25/M40 family metallo-hydrolase, which yields MKKSILILTFLAFAISGAVAQELDSEAIYEQAKKHLIALLGIDTSQPNPQETEATRYLYKELNKHYIDWDLLSPRKGKANLLARLKGTDLEAKPLLLISHLDTAPATDHWAYPPYKATLMDGKIYGLGATDAKNYTAMHLALFTALKESGLPLKRDVILLATSGEEFGSDTGLKWLGDTQWSHIAAGYALNEGGSIIKNTPTNVPLIFAEAGTKMYMDLKITAQGQALHSSLPVQQNAVYHLSEILAKLNTFDPPARLTPTAREFFRRIAPLQDEDAQTTIQLLLYGTPQEQQMAAEMMAQDPFFRSQLKDTLTPTSVSSGTDTGASAAEVSAIINVRLLPDTDPEKFIEDLKTFLGKDESISIEIVERPQLPFPEPMTGNDELFTAIEQAAINLWPDAVATAAMSPASGDSEYLRRLGVITYGLGPALSTQADAPSAHTADEYISEKDYQEQVRFFTEVVKNFVLNVPQENPAHE from the coding sequence ATGAAAAAATCAATACTTATTCTGACTTTTTTAGCATTTGCGATTTCAGGAGCCGTAGCGCAAGAACTGGACTCTGAGGCTATTTACGAGCAAGCCAAAAAACATTTGATTGCTCTGTTAGGCATAGATACTTCCCAGCCAAATCCTCAAGAAACAGAGGCAACCCGCTATTTGTATAAAGAACTTAACAAACATTACATTGATTGGGATTTATTATCTCCACGCAAAGGGAAGGCCAATTTGTTGGCCCGACTCAAAGGTACCGATTTAGAAGCCAAACCTCTTTTACTGATTTCCCACTTAGATACCGCCCCTGCAACGGATCATTGGGCTTATCCCCCTTATAAAGCCACCCTTATGGATGGAAAAATTTATGGATTGGGCGCAACGGATGCCAAAAATTATACGGCTATGCATTTGGCTTTGTTTACCGCACTAAAAGAAAGCGGCCTTCCGCTCAAACGCGATGTCATTTTATTAGCTACTTCCGGAGAAGAATTCGGTAGTGACACGGGGCTAAAATGGTTAGGAGACACCCAATGGTCCCACATTGCCGCCGGCTACGCCTTAAACGAAGGGGGTAGCATCATCAAAAATACTCCTACCAATGTACCGCTTATTTTTGCCGAAGCCGGCACCAAAATGTATATGGACTTAAAAATTACCGCCCAAGGTCAGGCGCTCCACTCTTCTTTGCCGGTACAACAAAACGCCGTGTACCATCTCTCAGAGATATTGGCCAAATTAAACACATTTGATCCACCGGCCCGCTTAACCCCTACAGCGCGGGAATTTTTCCGTCGTATTGCTCCTTTGCAGGATGAGGACGCCCAAACCACTATTCAGTTGCTACTGTACGGTACCCCGCAGGAACAGCAGATGGCCGCCGAAATGATGGCACAAGATCCCTTTTTCCGCTCGCAATTAAAAGATACGCTGACTCCCACTTCGGTTTCATCCGGAACGGATACCGGTGCTTCTGCCGCGGAAGTTTCGGCTATTATCAATGTACGGTTACTACCGGATACTGATCCGGAAAAATTTATAGAAGATTTGAAAACTTTTTTAGGTAAAGATGAAAGCATTTCTATTGAAATAGTAGAACGCCCTCAGCTACCCTTTCCTGAACCGATGACCGGTAATGATGAATTATTCACGGCTATTGAACAAGCAGCTATTAATTTGTGGCCCGATGCAGTCGCTACAGCCGCGATGAGTCCTGCTTCCGGAGACAGTGAATATTTACGCCGCTTGGGAGTCATTACATATGGTTTGGGCCCCGCGCTTTCCACGCAGGCAGATGCTCCCTCTGCGCATACCGCCGATGAATATATTTCTGAAAAAGATTATCAAGAGCAAGTACGCTTTTTCACCGAAGTAGTCAAAAACTTTGTGTTGAATGTACCGCAAGAAAATCCAGCACACGAATAG
- a CDS encoding DUF192 domain-containing protein, producing MRKIVGFIMLASSLLFACNYQTVPVQFPDGFRLRARVADTQEKTEKGLMFVKHLPEDEGMLFVFDQEAERFFWMKNTFIDLDIFFLSPEGTINQIFDHVPHTYTYTPTADIPVVSAQAQYVLETPAGTARRHQLKAGDKLLFPLL from the coding sequence ATGCGCAAAATAGTAGGATTTATTATGCTGGCAAGCAGTCTTTTATTTGCTTGCAATTATCAAACCGTACCTGTACAGTTTCCGGATGGTTTTAGGTTACGTGCACGGGTGGCTGACACACAAGAAAAGACCGAAAAAGGCCTTATGTTTGTGAAGCATTTGCCCGAGGATGAGGGCATGCTGTTTGTGTTTGACCAAGAAGCAGAACGCTTTTTTTGGATGAAAAACACTTTCATTGATTTAGATATTTTCTTTTTATCCCCGGAAGGAACGATTAATCAAATTTTTGATCATGTCCCCCACACCTATACGTACACGCCGACAGCGGACATTCCCGTAGTAAGTGCGCAGGCCCAGTACGTATTGGAAACTCCTGCCGGAACAGCCCGGCGGCATCAACTCAAAGCCGGAGATAAACTCCTATTTCCTTTGTTATGA
- the smpB gene encoding SsrA-binding protein SmpB: MKKSDGVLIVCSNRKAYHDYFILETFEAGISLLGAEVKSIRQKEVSLEGAFIRVENGQATLQNMYVKPYKFNSLSEPDPTRSRVLLLNKREIRKMYAGAEIKGQTLVPLEIYFKQGWAKAKVALAKGKHTYDKRESLKKKDLNREMEKGFKNAIRF, from the coding sequence ATGAAGAAATCAGACGGTGTGTTGATTGTGTGTAGCAACCGTAAAGCCTATCACGATTATTTTATTCTCGAGACTTTTGAAGCAGGTATCTCTTTGCTGGGGGCGGAAGTAAAATCTATTCGCCAAAAAGAGGTAAGTTTGGAAGGTGCTTTTATTCGGGTAGAAAACGGCCAAGCTACTTTACAAAATATGTATGTGAAACCATACAAATTTAACTCTCTTTCGGAGCCGGATCCCACGCGGTCTCGTGTGCTGCTGCTTAATAAGCGGGAAATACGCAAAATGTATGCCGGAGCGGAAATAAAAGGACAAACTTTGGTGCCGCTGGAAATTTATTTCAAACAAGGTTGGGCCAAAGCAAAGGTGGCTCTGGCGAAAGGAAAACATACCTATGATAAACGGGAAAGCTTAAAGAAAAAAGATCTCAACCGCGAGATGGAAAAAGGCTTTAAGAATGCGATCCGTTTCTAA
- the ftsA gene encoding cell division protein FtsA translates to MAKTNIVVGLDVGSSKLTAVAAAHDFDTNTLQILTGRSVPCRGVRGGVVSDIRETSSAVAYLLGGLERELNKDISNLFVGVRGAHLESFSNHGTYNISRADKEITPADMELAIENAKSMPIKNDNEIVNVFTQGFAIDKLRGITNPEGMEGSLLEVDVHITTGSSTHLNNLAKAIQRPGYRIDNMFYGLVPLGNCVLTQEEKDIGAMIVDLGGETMSVGIYIDGILKFSRDIPYGCDLITSDLSRLLHTSRQNAKEIKEKYGIAFPTFLDEEGEIPVPSLDGRSTHPIKKSYILDIIQPRVEELFEQIQHCVATSGYKNMPVVGVLTGGGSQMPGMTDQAVNILGLKEVRRGVVQRDLVTSDDEFFDPMYSTAMSLAVYAAERNGYEEYSRETYDTSRSMFGKLGRFFKGFDLFGS, encoded by the coding sequence ATGGCAAAGACAAATATCGTAGTGGGACTTGATGTAGGAAGCAGCAAATTGACAGCTGTAGCGGCTGCACATGATTTTGATACTAATACCTTGCAAATTTTAACGGGCCGTAGCGTGCCGTGTAGAGGCGTGCGTGGAGGGGTTGTTTCCGATATACGGGAAACTTCTTCGGCGGTGGCTTATTTATTGGGTGGATTAGAGCGGGAATTAAACAAAGATATCAGCAACTTGTTTGTGGGGGTTCGCGGAGCTCATTTGGAATCTTTTTCCAATCACGGTACCTATAATATCTCCCGTGCCGATAAAGAAATTACGCCGGCAGATATGGAGCTGGCCATTGAAAATGCGAAATCCATGCCTATCAAGAACGACAACGAAATTGTAAACGTGTTTACGCAAGGATTTGCAATTGATAAATTGCGCGGTATCACTAATCCAGAAGGAATGGAAGGCTCTTTGTTAGAAGTAGATGTGCATATTACCACCGGTTCTTCTACCCATTTGAACAATTTAGCAAAAGCAATTCAACGTCCGGGATATCGCATTGATAATATGTTTTATGGGCTCGTTCCTTTAGGAAATTGTGTGCTCACCCAAGAAGAAAAAGATATTGGTGCCATGATTGTTGATTTGGGCGGGGAAACTATGTCTGTCGGAATATATATTGACGGAATTTTGAAGTTTTCGCGCGATATTCCTTACGGGTGTGATTTGATTACGAGCGATTTATCCCGCTTGTTGCATACTTCTCGTCAAAATGCCAAAGAAATTAAAGAAAAATACGGGATTGCCTTCCCGACATTTTTAGACGAAGAAGGGGAAATCCCGGTGCCGTCTTTAGATGGTCGCAGTACACATCCGATTAAGAAAAGTTATATTTTAGATATTATTCAACCGCGGGTAGAAGAATTGTTTGAACAAATTCAACATTGTGTAGCTACGTCGGGTTACAAAAATATGCCGGTAGTAGGGGTGTTGACGGGCGGCGGTAGTCAAATGCCCGGTATGACGGACCAAGCTGTTAACATTTTAGGGCTCAAAGAAGTGCGTCGCGGTGTGGTGCAACGGGATTTAGTGACCAGTGATGACGAATTTTTTGATCCGATGTATAGCACGGCCATGTCTTTAGCAGTATATGCGGCAGAACGTAACGGTTACGAAGAATATTCCAGAGAAACATACGATACAAGCCGCTCTATGTTTGGAAAACTGGGCCGTTTCTTCAAAGGATTTGATTTGTTTGGCAGTTGA